In Thermus antranikianii DSM 12462, one DNA window encodes the following:
- a CDS encoding valine--tRNA ligase: MDLPKAYDPKTVEPKWAEKWANNPFVANPKSGKTPFVIFMPPPNVTGSLHMGHALDNSLQDALIRYKRMQGYEAVWLPGTDHAGIATQVVVERLLLKEGKTRHDLGREAFLKRVWEWKEESGGTILKQLKRLGASADWSREAFTMDEVRSKAVRYAFSRYYHEGLAYRAPRLVNWCPRCETTLSDLEVETEPTPGKLYTLAYEVEGGERIAIATVRPETVFADQAIAVHPEDERYRHLIGKKARIPLTSIWIPILADSAVEREFGTGALKVTPAHDPLDYEIGERHGLEAVSVINLEGRMEGERVPEALRGLDRFEARKKAVELFREAGHLLKEEDYTIQMATCSRCGTPLEYAIFPQWWLSMKPLAEKVIRGLERDEIAFVPERWKKVNLDWLKNVRDWNISRQLWWGHQIPAWYCQDCQAVNVPHPERYLEDPSTCEACGSPNLKRDEDVFDTWFSSALWPLSTLGWPEETEDLKAFYPGDVLVTGYDILFLWVSRMEVSGYHFRGERPFKTVLLHGLVLDEKGQKMSKSKGNVIDPLEMVERYGADALRFALTYLATGGQDIRLDLRWLEMARNFANKLYNAARFVLLSREAFQAKAEEPTLADRFMQSRLSRGVKEITALYEALDLAQAAREVYELVWSEFCDWYLEASKPALKAGNAFTLRTLEETLATLLKLLHPIMPFLTSELYQALTGKEELALEAWPQPKATDEEAEARFEALKQAVTAVRALKAEAGLPLAQEVRVYLEGEATPVVENQEVFRFLARAELLSERPNRALVKAMPKVTVRMPLEGLLDVEEWRRRQEKRLQELLALAERSQKKLSAPGFREKAPKEVVEAEEERLKENLAQIERIREALSQIG, from the coding sequence ATGGACCTACCCAAGGCCTACGACCCCAAGACCGTGGAACCCAAGTGGGCGGAGAAGTGGGCGAACAACCCCTTCGTGGCCAACCCCAAAAGCGGCAAGACCCCCTTCGTCATCTTCATGCCACCCCCCAACGTGACGGGAAGCCTCCACATGGGCCATGCCCTGGACAACTCCCTACAGGATGCCCTCATCCGCTATAAGCGCATGCAAGGGTATGAAGCCGTGTGGCTTCCCGGAACCGACCATGCGGGCATCGCCACCCAGGTGGTGGTGGAAAGGCTTCTCCTGAAGGAGGGCAAGACCCGGCACGACCTGGGACGGGAGGCCTTCCTGAAGCGGGTTTGGGAGTGGAAGGAGGAATCGGGGGGTACCATCCTAAAGCAACTCAAACGCCTTGGGGCCAGCGCCGACTGGAGCCGGGAGGCCTTCACCATGGATGAGGTCCGCTCCAAGGCGGTGCGCTACGCCTTCAGCCGCTACTATCACGAGGGCCTGGCCTACCGAGCCCCCCGCCTGGTCAACTGGTGCCCCCGGTGCGAGACCACGCTTTCGGACCTGGAGGTGGAAACGGAGCCCACCCCGGGCAAGCTCTACACCCTGGCCTACGAGGTGGAAGGCGGCGAACGCATCGCCATCGCCACCGTAAGGCCGGAAACCGTCTTCGCTGACCAGGCCATCGCCGTCCACCCCGAGGACGAGCGCTACCGGCACCTTATCGGCAAAAAGGCCCGCATCCCCCTCACGAGCATCTGGATCCCCATCCTGGCGGACAGTGCCGTGGAGCGGGAGTTCGGTACCGGGGCCCTCAAAGTGACCCCAGCGCACGACCCCTTGGACTACGAGATCGGGGAACGGCACGGACTCGAGGCGGTTTCCGTCATCAACTTGGAAGGGCGTATGGAAGGGGAACGGGTGCCGGAAGCCCTAAGGGGCCTGGACCGGTTTGAGGCCAGGAAAAAGGCCGTGGAGCTTTTCCGGGAAGCGGGGCACCTTCTCAAGGAGGAGGACTACACCATCCAGATGGCCACCTGCTCCCGCTGCGGCACCCCCTTGGAGTACGCCATCTTCCCCCAGTGGTGGCTTTCCATGAAGCCCCTGGCGGAAAAGGTGATCAGGGGCCTGGAACGGGATGAGATCGCCTTCGTACCCGAGCGCTGGAAGAAGGTAAACCTGGACTGGCTAAAGAATGTTCGGGACTGGAACATCTCCCGCCAGCTCTGGTGGGGGCACCAGATCCCTGCCTGGTACTGCCAGGACTGCCAGGCGGTGAACGTGCCCCACCCCGAGCGCTACCTGGAAGACCCCAGCACCTGCGAGGCCTGCGGAAGCCCAAACCTCAAGCGGGATGAAGACGTCTTTGACACCTGGTTCTCCTCGGCCCTTTGGCCCCTTTCCACCCTGGGTTGGCCCGAGGAAACGGAGGACCTTAAGGCCTTCTACCCCGGGGACGTCCTGGTCACGGGCTACGACATCCTCTTCCTATGGGTGAGCCGCATGGAGGTCTCCGGTTACCACTTCCGGGGGGAAAGGCCCTTTAAGACCGTACTCCTCCACGGCCTCGTCCTGGACGAGAAGGGACAAAAGATGTCCAAATCCAAGGGGAACGTCATAGATCCCCTGGAAATGGTGGAGCGCTATGGAGCGGACGCCCTCCGCTTTGCCCTCACCTATCTGGCCACCGGAGGCCAGGACATCAGGCTGGACCTCCGCTGGCTGGAAATGGCCCGGAACTTCGCCAACAAGCTCTATAATGCCGCTCGCTTTGTGCTCCTGAGCCGGGAGGCCTTCCAGGCCAAGGCGGAAGAGCCCACCCTGGCCGACCGCTTCATGCAAAGCCGCCTGAGCCGAGGGGTGAAGGAGATCACTGCCCTTTACGAGGCCCTGGACCTGGCCCAGGCGGCCCGGGAGGTGTATGAGCTGGTCTGGAGCGAGTTCTGCGACTGGTACCTGGAGGCCAGCAAGCCAGCCCTCAAGGCAGGAAACGCCTTTACCCTACGCACCCTCGAGGAAACCCTCGCCACCCTCCTGAAGCTCCTCCACCCCATCATGCCCTTCCTCACCAGCGAGCTCTACCAGGCCCTCACGGGCAAGGAGGAACTGGCCCTCGAGGCCTGGCCCCAACCCAAGGCCACGGACGAGGAAGCCGAAGCCCGGTTTGAAGCCCTCAAGCAGGCGGTAACGGCGGTGCGGGCCCTAAAGGCCGAAGCCGGGCTTCCCTTGGCCCAGGAGGTGCGGGTCTACCTGGAAGGGGAAGCTACGCCCGTGGTGGAAAACCAGGAGGTCTTCCGCTTCTTGGCCCGGGCCGAGCTGTTATCCGAGCGGCCCAATAGGGCCCTGGTGAAGGCCATGCCCAAGGTGACGGTGCGCATGCCCTTGGAGGGCCTTCTGGACGTGGAGGAGTGGAGGCGTCGGCAGGAGAAGCGCCTGCAAGAACTCCTGGCCCTGGCGGAAAGGAGCCAGAAAAAGCTTTCCGCCCCTGGCTTCCGGGAGAAGGCTCCCAAGGAGGTGGTGGAGGCCGAGGAGGAAAGGCTTAAGGAAAACCTGGCCCAGATCGAGCGCATCCGGGAGGCCCTCAGCCAAATAGGGTAA
- a CDS encoding helix-turn-helix transcriptional regulator encodes MALVLEGTKERVLDLLRLRPYTAKELAEALGVSRVAVLKHLQDLEARGLVRSEVRKCLGRGRPYRLYMAQDREAPYAALCGDVLREMERVLGREGVVRLLLERNRSLFASLNLEALPLRERLARLAQFLREQGYEAEVVEEGGRLYLCQKRCPKLALSREHEALCQSELLAYQELLGLPLLREERLAEGGSCCRYRVE; translated from the coding sequence ATGGCCCTAGTTCTGGAAGGCACCAAGGAACGGGTTTTGGACCTCCTGAGGCTAAGGCCCTATACCGCCAAGGAGCTGGCCGAAGCCCTGGGGGTAAGCCGGGTGGCGGTTCTGAAGCACCTACAGGACCTCGAGGCCCGGGGCCTGGTGCGCTCGGAGGTGCGGAAGTGCCTGGGCCGGGGCCGGCCTTACCGCCTTTACATGGCCCAGGATAGAGAGGCTCCCTACGCTGCCCTTTGCGGGGATGTGCTTAGGGAGATGGAGAGGGTTCTGGGCCGGGAGGGGGTGGTGCGCCTCCTTTTGGAAAGGAACCGTAGCCTTTTTGCTTCCTTGAACCTGGAGGCCCTTCCCCTCAGGGAACGGCTCGCCCGCCTGGCCCAGTTCCTGAGGGAGCAGGGCTATGAGGCGGAGGTGGTGGAGGAAGGGGGAAGGCTGTACCTTTGCCAGAAGCGCTGCCCCAAGCTGGCCCTCTCCCGGGAGCACGAGGCCCTTTGCCAAAGCGAACTCCTCGCCTACCAGGAGTTGCTGGGCCTGCCCTTGTTGCGGGAGGAGAGGCTGGCGGAGGGGGGAAGCTGTTGCCGGTACCGGGTAGAATAG
- a CDS encoding NADPH:quinone oxidoreductase family protein, whose translation MRAWVQERLQGPMTLKEIPDPTPGPGEVVLEVEAVGLNFADHLMRLGGYLTRIHPPFVPGMEVVGRVEGRRFAALVGHGALAEKVAVPREALLPVPEGLSPEEAAAYPVSFLTAYLALRQAGAKPGEKVLVQAAAGALGTALVQVAKAMGLKVLASASRPEKLDLPQALGAEAVATYAELPEKAKAFGGVDILLEVRGSQLEESLSLLNPGGRLVYIGAAEGEVAPLNPLRLMRRNLTVMGFWLAPLLREKALVQEALRFLLPRLGRELKPVVGRVFPFPEAEAAFQALLDRGHVGKIVVRL comes from the coding sequence ATGCGCGCCTGGGTGCAAGAACGCCTTCAAGGCCCCATGACCCTTAAGGAGATCCCCGACCCCACGCCGGGCCCAGGAGAGGTGGTGTTGGAAGTGGAGGCAGTGGGCCTAAACTTTGCCGACCACCTCATGCGGCTTGGCGGATACCTCACCCGGATTCATCCGCCCTTCGTGCCGGGCATGGAGGTGGTGGGCCGGGTGGAGGGGCGGCGCTTTGCCGCCTTGGTGGGGCATGGGGCCCTGGCGGAGAAGGTAGCCGTGCCCAGGGAAGCCCTTCTACCCGTGCCCGAGGGGCTCTCCCCGGAGGAGGCCGCCGCCTACCCGGTTTCCTTCCTCACCGCCTACCTGGCCCTGAGGCAGGCGGGGGCCAAGCCCGGGGAAAAGGTCCTGGTGCAGGCGGCGGCGGGAGCTTTGGGAACAGCTTTGGTGCAGGTGGCGAAGGCCATGGGCCTAAAGGTGCTGGCCTCCGCCTCGAGGCCCGAGAAGCTGGATCTTCCCCAGGCCCTGGGGGCTGAGGCCGTCGCCACCTATGCGGAGCTCCCCGAAAAGGCCAAGGCATTCGGCGGGGTGGATATCCTTCTGGAGGTGCGGGGTAGCCAGCTGGAGGAAAGCCTTTCCCTTCTGAACCCAGGGGGAAGGCTGGTCTATATTGGGGCCGCCGAGGGAGAGGTGGCGCCCCTGAATCCCTTGCGCCTCATGCGGAGGAACCTCACGGTAATGGGCTTTTGGCTTGCTCCCCTCCTCAGGGAAAAAGCCCTGGTGCAGGAGGCCTTGCGGTTTCTCCTGCCCCGTTTGGGCCGGGAGCTCAAGCCCGTGGTGGGAAGGGTTTTCCCCTTCCCCGAGGCTGAAGCCGCCTTCCAAGCCCTCCTGGACCGGGGCCATGTGGGCAAGATCGTCGTCCGCCTTTAG
- a CDS encoding Mrp/NBP35 family ATP-binding protein — protein sequence MALTEERVLEALRTVMDPELGKDLVSLGMVGEINLEGGRVDLLINLTTPACPLKGQIEADIRRALHPLGVEEVRVRFGGGVKAPEQYPIPGVKHVVAVGSGKGGVGKSTVAANLALALLQEGARVGLLDADLYGPSQAKMFSLEGERLKVDQHRKILPLEAFGLKVLSIANIVPPGQAMIWRGPILHGTIKQFLEEVNWGELDYLVVDLPPGTGDVQLSLAQLTKVSGGVIVTTPQEVALIDAERAADMFKKVQVPLLGVLENMSHFLCPHCGKPTPIFGEGGGRRLAEKLKTRFLGEIPLTLPLRESGDRGRPILVENPEGPEAEAFRRAARELAAALSVQAFIALPMA from the coding sequence ATGGCGCTTACGGAAGAGCGGGTCCTCGAGGCCCTGCGCACGGTGATGGACCCCGAGCTGGGGAAAGACCTGGTTTCCTTGGGCATGGTGGGGGAGATAAATCTGGAGGGAGGCCGGGTGGACCTCCTGATCAACCTCACCACCCCCGCCTGTCCCTTAAAGGGCCAGATAGAAGCGGACATCAGGCGGGCCCTTCATCCTTTGGGGGTGGAGGAGGTGCGGGTGCGTTTCGGCGGTGGGGTTAAGGCTCCCGAGCAGTACCCCATCCCCGGGGTGAAGCACGTGGTGGCGGTGGGCTCCGGCAAGGGGGGGGTGGGCAAGAGCACCGTGGCCGCCAACCTGGCCCTGGCCCTCTTGCAGGAGGGGGCCCGGGTGGGCCTCTTGGACGCTGACCTCTACGGGCCCAGCCAGGCCAAGATGTTCAGCCTGGAGGGGGAGAGGCTCAAGGTGGACCAGCACCGGAAGATCCTTCCCCTCGAGGCCTTTGGCCTCAAGGTCCTGTCCATCGCCAACATCGTTCCCCCTGGCCAGGCCATGATCTGGCGGGGGCCCATTCTCCACGGAACCATCAAACAGTTTCTGGAGGAGGTGAACTGGGGGGAGCTGGACTACCTGGTGGTGGACCTACCCCCAGGTACCGGGGATGTGCAGCTTAGCCTGGCCCAGCTCACCAAGGTTTCCGGCGGGGTGATCGTGACCACCCCGCAGGAGGTGGCCCTAATCGATGCGGAAAGGGCTGCCGATATGTTCAAGAAGGTGCAGGTGCCCCTTTTGGGGGTACTGGAAAACATGAGCCACTTCCTCTGCCCCCACTGCGGAAAGCCCACCCCCATCTTTGGGGAAGGTGGGGGCCGGCGGCTTGCGGAAAAGCTCAAGACCCGCTTCCTAGGGGAGATTCCCCTTACCCTACCCTTGCGGGAGAGCGGGGATAGGGGAAGGCCCATCCTGGTGGAGAACCCGGAAGGCCCGGAGGCGGAGGCCTTCAGAAGGGCGGCCCGGGAGCTGGCGGCTGCCTTGAGCGTGCAAGCCTTTATCGCCTTGCCCATGGCCTGA
- a CDS encoding 50S ribosomal protein L11 methyltransferase, with protein MWVYRLKGTAAELDPLIPDLFDRGARGLEEREGEVWAYFPAPLDLPFGGVWEELPDEDWLSAWRRDLKPVWAGPFVVLAPWHPWEGEGIPLVIEPGMAFGTGHHETTRLALSALARHLRPGERVLDLGTGSGILAIAAAKLGGKALGVDIDETVLPQAEENARRNGAGVCFLPGSLEEALPHGPFDLLVANLFAELHRELASRYRQALAPGGRLLLTGILLEKASLVKEAMAREGFSLLEEEREGEWVLLAYGI; from the coding sequence GTGTGGGTTTACCGCCTGAAGGGCACGGCGGCGGAACTGGACCCCCTGATCCCCGATCTCTTTGACCGGGGGGCCCGGGGCCTCGAGGAGCGGGAGGGGGAGGTGTGGGCCTATTTCCCTGCTCCTCTGGACCTCCCCTTTGGGGGAGTATGGGAGGAGCTCCCCGACGAGGACTGGCTTTCCGCCTGGCGGCGAGACCTTAAGCCCGTGTGGGCTGGGCCCTTCGTGGTGCTGGCTCCCTGGCACCCCTGGGAGGGGGAGGGGATTCCTTTGGTGATCGAGCCCGGCATGGCCTTCGGCACCGGGCACCACGAGACCACCCGCCTGGCCCTTTCCGCCTTGGCCCGCCACCTGCGTCCTGGGGAAAGGGTGCTGGACCTGGGCACGGGCTCGGGCATCCTGGCCATCGCCGCTGCCAAGCTGGGGGGCAAGGCCTTGGGGGTGGATATTGACGAAACCGTGCTTCCCCAGGCGGAGGAGAACGCCAGAAGAAACGGGGCCGGGGTCTGCTTCCTCCCGGGTAGCCTCGAGGAAGCCCTACCTCACGGGCCCTTTGATCTCCTGGTGGCCAACCTGTTTGCGGAGCTTCACCGGGAGCTTGCTTCCCGCTACCGCCAGGCTCTGGCCCCTGGGGGGAGGCTCCTCCTCACGGGGATCCTTTTGGAAAAGGCTTCCCTGGTGAAGGAGGCCATGGCCAGGGAAGGCTTCTCCCTCCTGGAGGAGGAGAGGGAAGGGGAGTGGGTGTTGCTGGCCTACGGGATCTGA
- a CDS encoding 16S rRNA (uracil(1498)-N(3))-methyltransferase produces MRPHRAYSPGLTGVLPLRESRHLLEVLRAKVGDRFTVFDADREALAEVVELGPPVRYRILEERRPEREVGVEVALYPALLKGDKLSEVVRAATELGATRIQPLVTRHSVPKEMGEGKLKRLQAIAVEAAKQSGRLRVPEVLPPIPLKEVPQVGQGLVAHLGAKVLVREVLDLKKPLALAVGPEGGFAEEEVELLQEKGFTPVFLGRRILRAETAAIALLALCTAGEGR; encoded by the coding sequence ATGCGCCCGCACCGCGCCTATAGCCCAGGCCTTACCGGGGTGCTTCCCTTAAGGGAAAGCCGGCACCTCCTGGAGGTGCTGCGGGCCAAGGTGGGAGACCGGTTCACCGTCTTTGACGCGGACCGGGAGGCCCTGGCGGAGGTGGTGGAGCTGGGGCCACCGGTGCGCTACCGCATCCTGGAGGAACGGCGCCCGGAGCGGGAGGTGGGGGTGGAGGTGGCCCTCTACCCCGCCCTTTTAAAGGGGGACAAGCTTTCCGAGGTGGTGCGCGCGGCCACGGAGCTCGGGGCCACCCGCATCCAACCCCTCGTCACCCGGCACTCCGTGCCCAAGGAGATGGGGGAGGGGAAGCTGAAAAGGCTTCAGGCCATCGCCGTGGAGGCGGCCAAGCAGTCGGGGAGGCTAAGGGTGCCAGAGGTCCTGCCTCCCATTCCCCTTAAAGAGGTGCCCCAGGTGGGCCAAGGGCTAGTGGCCCATCTGGGAGCCAAGGTCTTGGTGCGGGAGGTGTTGGACCTAAAGAAACCCTTGGCTTTAGCGGTGGGGCCGGAGGGGGGATTCGCGGAGGAGGAAGTGGAGCTTTTGCAGGAAAAGGGCTTTACCCCGGTCTTCCTGGGCCGGAGGATTCTGCGGGCGGAAACGGCGGCCATCGCCCTCCTGGCCTTGTGCACCGCCGGGGAGGGGAGGTGA
- a CDS encoding AEC family transporter, protein MPHMQALLNTVLPVALVVFSGYLLGKRIPMDLTTLSRLTLYLLVPALIFDAMYRAEYSREGLVGLALGFALTYLLLFLAITGIAKLLGLSPEAAKSLLVCSLFPNSGNMGLSLVYFALGEEGLRRAVVYFILSSVVMFGLGPAFIRGGGLKEGLLFTLRLPLFYALLLGLLLKALGVSLPFRLDEGLHLMGQAAIPVLLLTLGMQMSQTRFQVGAFEGVASSLRLLLAPLLAYGVGFILGLPRLEHQVLVLQSATPVAVNAFLLTREFGGEALRVARSVVVSTFLAFLTIPLFLLLIGVR, encoded by the coding sequence ATGCCTCACATGCAGGCCCTCCTCAACACGGTCCTTCCCGTGGCCCTGGTGGTCTTCTCCGGGTATCTGTTGGGAAAGCGCATCCCCATGGACCTCACCACCTTAAGCCGCCTTACCCTCTACCTCCTGGTGCCCGCCCTCATCTTTGACGCCATGTATCGGGCGGAGTACTCCCGGGAAGGCCTGGTGGGCCTTGCCTTGGGCTTTGCCCTCACCTACCTCCTCCTCTTTCTGGCCATCACCGGGATAGCCAAACTCCTTGGCCTCTCCCCCGAGGCCGCTAAGTCCCTTCTCGTCTGCAGCCTGTTCCCCAACTCCGGCAACATGGGGCTTTCCCTGGTCTACTTTGCCCTAGGAGAAGAGGGCCTAAGGCGGGCCGTGGTGTACTTCATCCTCTCCAGCGTGGTCATGTTCGGCCTGGGGCCGGCCTTCATAAGGGGAGGCGGCCTCAAGGAAGGGCTCCTTTTCACCCTGCGCCTGCCCCTCTTTTACGCCCTCCTTCTGGGCCTGCTGCTGAAGGCCCTGGGGGTAAGCCTTCCCTTCCGCCTGGACGAGGGCCTACACCTCATGGGCCAAGCGGCCATCCCCGTTCTCCTCCTCACCCTGGGAATGCAGATGAGCCAGACCCGCTTCCAGGTGGGGGCCTTTGAGGGAGTGGCCAGCAGCCTGCGGCTCCTCCTGGCCCCCCTTCTGGCCTACGGGGTGGGGTTCATCCTGGGCCTTCCCCGCCTGGAGCACCAGGTCCTGGTCCTGCAGTCGGCTACCCCTGTGGCGGTGAACGCCTTCCTCCTCACCCGGGAGTTTGGGGGGGAAGCCCTGCGGGTGGCCAGGAGCGTGGTGGTTTCCACCTTCCTAGCCTTCCTGACCATTCCCCTTTTCCTCCTCCTCATCGGGGTCCGGTAG
- a CDS encoding carbohydrate ABC transporter permease — MGRFFLYAFLLLATLFFLLPVYLVILTALKEPAKITLDTVWRWPDPVYWESFKIAWDAFRPKFQNSVVLALSATALSALVGALNGYVLAKWPFRGSNLLFALMLFGMFIPYQSILIPLFQFVKAIGLYGTLWGLILVHVVYGIPIVTLIFKNYYSEIPDELVEAARIDGAGFFGIFRHVILPLSAPAFVVVAIWQFTQIWNEFLFAVTLTRPESQPITVALAQLAGGEAVKWNLPMAGAILAALPTLLVYIFLGRYFLRGLLAGSVKG; from the coding sequence ATGGGCCGGTTCTTCCTGTACGCCTTCTTACTCCTCGCCACCCTCTTCTTCCTTCTCCCCGTCTATCTGGTGATCCTCACCGCCCTGAAGGAACCCGCCAAGATTACCCTGGACACGGTCTGGCGCTGGCCGGACCCCGTGTACTGGGAAAGCTTCAAAATCGCCTGGGATGCCTTCCGGCCCAAGTTCCAAAACAGCGTGGTCCTGGCCCTTTCCGCCACGGCGCTGTCCGCCCTGGTGGGAGCCCTCAACGGCTACGTCCTGGCCAAGTGGCCCTTTAGGGGTTCCAACCTCCTGTTTGCCCTCATGCTCTTCGGGATGTTCATCCCCTACCAGAGCATCCTCATCCCCCTTTTCCAGTTCGTAAAGGCCATAGGCCTTTACGGCACCCTATGGGGCCTCATCCTGGTCCACGTGGTCTACGGCATCCCCATCGTCACCCTTATCTTCAAGAACTACTACAGTGAAATCCCCGATGAGCTGGTGGAGGCTGCCCGCATAGACGGGGCAGGCTTCTTCGGCATCTTCCGCCACGTAATCCTGCCCCTTTCTGCCCCCGCCTTCGTGGTGGTGGCCATCTGGCAGTTTACCCAGATCTGGAACGAGTTCCTCTTCGCCGTGACCCTGACCCGGCCGGAAAGCCAGCCCATCACCGTGGCCCTGGCGCAATTGGCAGGCGGTGAGGCAGTGAAGTGGAACCTGCCCATGGCCGGGGCCATTCTGGCCGCTTTACCCACCCTTCTGGTCTACATCTTCCTGGGCCGGTACTTCCTTCGGGGACTCCTGGCTGGCTCGGTGAAGGGGTAG
- a CDS encoding ornithine cyclodeaminase, translated as MAGYLALSKAIERVLLRKAEVPRRQVLPIPGGQFLVMPAADQEVALCKLVTVEASRREQPEAHRQPAVQAEVWVKRLDTGEVVHLPGEEITKRRTAALSLLAARLLAPRHEGALLLVGPGVQGEAHLEAFAEGFTLRRVWIRGRSRERTEALLAKARGVGLEAEEWVAPEVPEEVAFIVTATSSSTPVLPERVPEGTFIAAVGSFRPEMREVPGALVERAAVYCDTEDALVEAGELQGLSKPVVTLREALLGKRSEGDPVLFKSVGHALFDLAAVRHLLGLD; from the coding sequence ATGGCAGGCTATCTGGCGCTTTCCAAGGCTATAGAGAGGGTGCTCCTCCGGAAGGCGGAGGTTCCGAGAAGGCAGGTTCTTCCCATCCCAGGAGGGCAGTTTTTGGTGATGCCCGCCGCAGACCAAGAGGTGGCCCTTTGCAAGCTGGTCACGGTGGAGGCTTCCCGAAGGGAACAGCCTGAGGCCCACCGCCAGCCTGCGGTGCAGGCGGAGGTCTGGGTCAAGAGGCTGGATACCGGGGAGGTTGTTCACCTGCCAGGGGAGGAGATCACGAAAAGGCGCACCGCTGCACTTTCCCTTCTCGCAGCCCGGCTCCTTGCCCCCAGGCACGAGGGGGCCCTGCTCCTGGTGGGGCCTGGGGTTCAGGGGGAAGCCCACCTCGAGGCCTTCGCCGAGGGATTTACCCTGCGCCGGGTGTGGATCCGGGGAAGGAGCAGGGAGCGGACCGAGGCCCTTTTGGCCAAGGCCAGGGGTGTGGGCCTCGAGGCGGAGGAGTGGGTGGCCCCTGAGGTGCCTGAGGAGGTGGCCTTCATCGTCACGGCCACCTCGAGCTCCACCCCCGTCCTACCCGAGAGGGTGCCGGAGGGCACCTTCATCGCCGCTGTGGGGAGCTTCCGCCCGGAGATGCGCGAGGTGCCAGGGGCCTTGGTGGAGCGGGCGGCGGTTTATTGCGACACGGAGGATGCCCTGGTGGAGGCCGGGGAGCTTCAGGGTCTTTCGAAGCCGGTGGTGACCTTAAGGGAAGCCCTTTTGGGCAAGCGGTCGGAAGGGGACCCCGTGCTTTTCAAGAGCGTGGGCCACGCCCTTTTTGACCTGGCGGCGGTGCGGCACCTCCTGGGCTTGGACTAA